GAAGCCAAACATAAATAAATGCTACAAATATTGTACTTGTGTCAAGTTCCTTTTCGTTGGATAACAAGATGTTAGCACTTGAATGATGAATTAAAGTATCCACCGAACATTCCATTTACCTGTTGCCCCATGGATTCATGGCTCAAGGTCTCCCAACTCTCGCTGTCCAAGCAAACCAATTCAACATCCCCATTATCAAAAGCAATCTGCATCAAAGCAAACACAGAAAAGCCATGCAAAAATGTATATACTATATGACCAACTTCGAGCATAAACAGCTCACTGAATCAAATGAGAATTGCTTTTAGAATAATATGGCTTTAGAAGTCACAGTGCATATACCTTGTGGGAGTTGCTTTTAGAATTAAACCTTTCAACAGTGCCGTGATGGAAACTGGTAAAAACGACCAAAACAAATTACGAAAACTCCATCATATATTTGTTCGAATGTCTTTAATAAAATTTCTACCATCCATCAGCGGGGGAGAGTAATTTAATCCGCTGTCCAATGATTGCTTCGCCGTGGTTGCTGGTATCCTGTGACAATCATTAACCAGTATCACAGGAAGATAAAGAATAATTATATATAGATCCAACTTATAGTTATGAACTTACCTTTAACGTAGATACTACCCCGGAAGGTTTGGAAGATGTAACATTGTTGCTGACACTTGCTCCAGCACTCTCCTTTGAACAAGTACCGTGTCTCTCTAGCTTCTTTTTACGAATTTCCGACTCAACTGTTCTCAAAGATACGGTGGAATCACGAGAAATGTGTCCTCTCCCTTCTACTGTTTTACACTTCTTGGAAGTAACATTCTTCATCTCTCTGGAAGTAGTAGTACTTTTTTCAGGCATACCCAAATGAGTCCGCTTTTTGCTACACCTAGTGTTGTTTTTGCTGGCTTCAGTGGAACCAGTCATTGAGGTTTCGATTTGATTTCCCAATAATAGAGGCAAATCTCCATCCTCCAAAACAACTGCTGGGGTATCTTCTTGACACTTCTGATCATGCTTGGAAAGAGTTCAAATTGGCAGAAAAACGATCAGAAAAGGATCAGGAATCAAAACATGATACAAGTAAAATGGAAAAGGGACGGTAAAACGATATACCAGAGAGATCTGTGATCGGAATATAAGAACTACTCTTTCCATGAACGTTTGTTCCAAAGTATTTCGAGTATGAGACTTAGCCTTGTTCTGCAGAGTGTCAAAAACATAAAATGTAAGCTAATGTCACAAGTTGAGCATTATTGACGCAATGCAGGACTTGCCTGGCTGTCTGACATGCTAGTTTGGCCTAGTTTGTACAGCGATGATGGTAGCAAAATTGACCGTGGAGCTTGTGGGGAAGTCGCGTCAATACATTTTGATGTGTTGACAGCTGAAGAACCAATATCAGCTAGAATATGCAGCCTCTGCAGTGCAAAGTATAATCATATTAGCCTACGCATGGTAAAGAAGCATATTTTTAATTCAGTGCTATCACGTCACACTTACAGGAGTTTTACAAGCATCAACAGCATCTTCAGCTCTTTTAATTGCACGTAAGATACAACACAAGAAAGGGGCTATTTCCTTGTTACTAAGTAGCACTTGTAAGATCGACAACAGAGGGCTGCCAAAGCGAAGATGTAAGAGAAAAAATTCAAATAGAAACCAATTAGAACCAATAATAGGAACTTAGCTATTACCCACAAAATCGAGCATAGACATGCTCATCCATGCAGTCTTCTGAAGGGAAATCCGGGTCATGTGCAAGAACATGGATCAGGAACACTATCATGTAAGCTGGACAATCAGTGAGTGATTCCCGTTGATCTACATCCCGACCTGCCCGAGCTTCTCTTGTAGCATTTCTGGTGAATCCATAGATATATCTAAGTGACTGAACAAAAGCAGCGAAAATCATCAGAAAACGTGAAGTGTTAAAACAACTGAAATATTCCCATTTTAGAGACAAGTATTAGCAACTTACATCATTTTGCAGATCTCTGCAGGGACCAGACACGGAAAACGAAAAAGCACATGCGTATCTTCTGGGTATCATATTTTCCATTAATAGCTTCTGTAATTTGGTGAGAAAAGTCTTGGTAATAAAAGCGTTGGAGTCCTGAGAGAAGACGAAGGTAAACGATCAGAAAGACAATCAAGTGCACCATAAATTCACCAAACTAATCCAACTTTCTGGACAGAGATATCATCCACTAAATGGTTAACACTACTAATAACATCCCCACTGCCACTAAATAGTTAACACTACTAATAGCATCCTTTCTTCAGAGATAGATGACCATAAACCCAAGCTAATTCCATTAGAGAAACTTATAGATATGTCCAATATGCAATGATAGATACTCTTATATAAGTTACAAAATGCAGGATCCAGTACGTGGCTACTGTAAAAGTCAAACTCATGACTCGCCATCACTTAAAACGTTTTTGAAAAACAAGCAGTTAAGATTATCCAGTTAGGATAATATTCAAGAATCTTCTAAAAATTGTTTGGTTGTTATGCAAGGTGGAAGGCATTTTACCTTTCCCATCGAGATGGTAAGACGGAAAAGTTCAGGAGAAATATGAAGGTCCCATTTCCTTGAAAGCAATAAAACAGCTTTAGCAGCAGCCAGTCTAACATTAGCCCCCCTGGCATCACTACAAATTTCAAGAGCAAGTAAGGCTTAGATCATATGAGAAGTCAACAAGGATCACGAATTTTCTAAAAGAACATACCATGATTTGATGCCTTCGAGTCCTTGTGATCTTAGTGTTTTCTTCAAAATGTTTAGCAAGTCATCGATTTTCCTTACGACTTGACCATGACGAGGCAAGAAACTTTTCACAAGTGTTTTGAGCCCATATATCTGCGAAAAATAACATGTCAAAACTCAACATGCGTGATCCTGCCAACTTTGAGAATGTTCGAACTTATCCCACATTAAAAAATCTTAAAATCTCAAGGCTTACACTTCTTTGTCTAGCTAATAAACATTCTTAACGATAATGTGATTCACATGCGGCAGCACTATTCCTAAAAATTCTGCAATGAAGCATAAAAAGGCTGAACTTCATGCTAAGTATATAACTAGAACATGCTGAGCAGAAGCATTAACAACGGCCTACTTGTTTCACGTTGTAATTGCATGTTAAAGACGTAAACTTTCTAAGACACAAATGAACGGAAAGCAATAGTGTTTCTTTCTCCAGCACTTACCTTTAGCTTGCAAGAGTTACAGCAACCAGAAGACTGATCACAAGGAGGCTGATTATCAGATGGTTCCGCCTATGACAATTTTGAAAATAGCAATAAGATGGTTACCGTCAACAATAAGAAAAATACAATAAATTAATGAACCAGGTGGATATCTTCATAACAATTTTGAAAATAGCACCTCTTGCCACTTACTTGAAAAACTTGGTATACGTATCTACTGATATCTTCATATATATTGTCAAAAGCCAAGACAGAATATTGCCCAACACATGCCAAAGATTGCAGAGTTGTTGGAATTTTCCGTCCACACAGCAAAGAATCTCTGAGCTTCTGAGTAAAAGGAAAACAAGACAATCAATGGCGACACTCAACTTTCTCTAGAAAGGAAAACTATTACTATAGATATCTGCCTAAAACAGACTATCTAAAATATATAGCTATGTTCCCTACAAGCGTTGTCACATGATCACTTACAAATTCTACTTAAGCCAAGATTTAGGCTCCGGAGAACATAAAGCACAACAAAGTTATATGCTAAGAATCTTCCAAAGCTAGTTAAATAACATTCACATAAATGCATTCAATCTAAGAAATCGATATGTGATCAAGTAATGTAGACTAAAAGAAATAAGCAGAGATAGAGTAAAAGAAATAAACGCAGGTTGCAGAAAAAATAACCTTGCATAACTTGGAAAAGACAGATTTTTCAGATGATCTAGCCAACGAAGCAATGGCAGAAACAGCATGTTTTGCCTGAGAACGAGTACCCTCCAGACACATCTTCTCCAGAACAGGGGAATAGTCACTGCGAAAGCAGACCAATGTCTAAAGTATGTCCAGGTCTCACTAATCCATACATAGAATATTAGTTGTCTAGGTATGCTAATTTACATAAGCCATAATCAGGAGGAACAGAGTATCTAAAACGATCACAAAGCATATAATAAATCTATAAATTTTAATTACTGTTCAGAAAAGTAGACTATATGTTTGACGAGAAACCATAGACTGCATAACGTGCCTAGACCTGAAATTTTGTATTCAGAATGTTCATTGTATATTGCCTTCTAATAATCTTCTTCAATTAATTTTCCACCAGAGAACTTCTATGGGTGGAGTACACTATCAGAGTACAGAATGAAAAACAGGCAGAACAGTTAAGCCCAATAGCTTGATAAGTTTATGCTATATATATCAGCACAACATATTTGCAGTGCGGGGTAAATGGAACACTAATGTCTTTAAATCAGATATCAGAGAGTAGACTCTTTAAACTTGCGCTACAAAGACCGACATTAAATTCTTTAGTTTGATCAAACAATTGGTTAATAAATTAGCTTTTCTACTTTATGTCTGAGTACGTAAACAAACTCAGTAGAAAATGCCATGTCACACATTTCTCTAGCAACACCAAAATTCTATCCAACTGGATGAACTTATCGTAAGATATCATAAAGCAGTACAGCAAGAAAGTAGCTCTAGCATTCCAGATTGTACTCTGACTACCAGGCCACTTAAATAAACTTGAATTCTACTTAAAATGATAACTTAACCTAAATCAATTGCAAGTCAAATAGTGCTGGATGGTTACCTGAAGTTGGCAGAAATATAAGGAGCTGCCTTTGACAAAGCTTCAGTTAGCTCGTCAGCGACTGAATCATCGTCCTCTAATAGCTCCAAGAACTGTTTTTCTGAACCTCTCAGGTAAGAAGGGAACATGTTGAGGATTACCTAATTCAGGAAAATCAGTAACTGTGTTCAATTTCATTTCCGAAGTTGATTTAAGCATAACACTTATGTATTCTTAAAGAACGATGATATTCATAAAATAAAATTTAAATGTTTTATTGATTATGGAACATTAGTGCACAGAATACCAGCATGTTTCTCTACATTTGTTCTTACCAAAATAAGTTTGATGAAAGGAGCCTTCAACTGCGTGTCAGAGGTGCTGCTAGAAAGCTGATCCATAAGATACCGGACATGCTCTGAGCTAAATATAGTAGGCGCACATTTTGTAGAAAGTATGCGCAGGAAGTCGAAAAGTTGATGATTAGCACCAATTCTCTCGAGAAACTTCTCCTGAAAAGAATAAAGAACAAAACTGTAGTGACGCTGAATATATCTACTATGCACATTCAAGGGTTTATCTATTTTGCTTCATTCTGAATAACAATGCCTTTCCTGTAAAATATACTCTTGCTGATAATACTAAAATAATGCAGCACAGAATTAGTCAAGAATGAAAATGAGTAGAATATTCACGATACTGTAGATGTTTCAGAGAAAAAAAAAAGAGAAAACGTTACGAATTGTGAATTGAATTTAACATAAATTACGCGTAAGTAAATCATCATAAAAGTTTGGACTTACTCTAATAGTCTGGGCTTTTGTGAATGTCAGTTCATCCAGCAGTAGAGTTAAGGCATCAAAAATTGATGTGTCGTTCATTTGGACTAATCTGTGAAAGAAATCTTCTGCCTTGGAAGCGTCTGGAAAGCCAGATGAAAGCTTTACAAAACAGCTTTTTTGTTTTCTTTTCACTTCTTCTACATTGTGATCCTGAAGCAAGCATCAGATTAAACTCAAAAAGTGAGAAACATAAGGTTTGCGAAGCCCTCGGGATCTGTGAGCACCAGACTTCAAGAAAGAGAAAAGAAAATACGACCTTAGCCTCCCTCCAGAGAGTCAGGCAATGCCGCAATTCACTTTGAAACCTGGAAACATACTGAGTGAATAACAAGAAAGCCTTATAATTTATATTTGATGGTGGATTCTTATGGCTACCTTCTTTTCTGAGATAAAATTGAACTGAGTGACTTCAAGTGAATATGGTTCATGACGACAAAACATTGAACCCAGTGCCGCATCCTCTCCTCAACTGGAAGAAGGCGAGGATAAAGATCATCTGATAGCACAAGTTCCACATTGTGGGACCTAAGTAATCCACAGAAATCTATTAGCTTGTCAGAAATATTTTCTTTTTAAAAAACGCAATTCAAGGAAAGTTGGTAAATTATCCTACCATGATTCTTTACAATCTTTATCGCAGCAAAGCAACAAGATTTTGCATGGGATTTGCTCAAAATGATCATTTATTGTCATATATCCTTTTGAACACTTGTCACAGTAATCTTGATACACTTTTGACAGCTGCTGCATAGCCTTCTTCCTAACAGATATCTTTTTCAAATATGAAATAAGTGGTGAATAATCTTGAAACAGAATAGCCCCTTAGTAAAGCCTCATATACTTTAACGTAAGAGTACCTTCTTATCCCGAAGTCTCTCAGTGGCCTCAGAGATCAGATTCAAAGGAGCATACTTTATATTAGACTTCATTATATCACAAGTAACAACCAAAGCCTGTGTTCTAACCCTATCATCGAAATCTAATAGGCGCTCTTGAATGGCAGCTGAGACATTAAAAAGTCAAGGAAGGACACCAGGATTATTAGAGAGAGACAGAAATAAAGAACCAAGGCAAAAAGGGAAAGTGCTTTATGAATATTACTGAGAACTCCAGATGCTTTATTTCCAGAGGGATTCGCCAAGTAACACTGCTTCCCGCATTTCAATGCAGCCATTCTGACTTCTGCAGATTTATCTGAGAATCTTCTCAAGAACTCTACAAAAAGATCTCGATATATCTCCCCGGAACAGTGGTTAGGCTGTGCAAAAATCCTTCCAGCTAAGTTCAGAGCTTTTATTCTCACATCAACCTGATCAGTCTGTAGACAGAAAATAACAACCCTGGTGAATACCCAAACAAACAAACAGGAATATAAGCACTAAATAAAAAAAAAAAAGCAATCTATAACTTTCTAAAGAATAGGAGTTAGAAAAGTAAGATCATATGTTTATTAAAGCATAAGTGTAAAATAAATACCAGTAGTTCCTGGGTGAAGTTCGGGATAATTGCTAGCAGTATCTGGGGAGCATTTAAGGAGATCATGAATATGATTTCGTGGTAAGAATCTTTGAGATTGGACTGGATAGAATCTTTCTCCATAAAACAGGATGTTAGAAAACTGCAAATTAACGGCTCAAGCGTGTCGGTACAGTTTTTAATGAGAGAACTCGCAAGGTTATTAGCAGCAGGAGTCGCATCCTGTAAACACACACGATAATAAAAATACCATAATCTGATAATTTTGCAAATCATAATCGATAGAAAACCAATATCCGCACATCCATACCTTTCCCTCCTTCACAAGATTTTCAAGAATAACACGGACAAGTGACGAACTTGCCTCTTCTTTCAGAATATCAGTCATTATCGTTAGAATGTCATTAAATAAACTTTGTTGCGCTTGCTGCGTGTTAGCCTTTCGCTGCTGCACTTTAGCGTTTTTCTGATGAGCTAAATTCTGTTGATAGTGATCTCTGTAACGAGAAGGGAATAAAATGATCATGTTAATGCAGTTTATTATTACCAACAGAATACCAGAGTAGTTTCGTAACAGTAGAAAATAAAATGTTTCATCTCTTACCTTACAAGAGAGAAAAACGTGTTAAACATCTCGTGAATTAAGTCATGGCAGTCCACGTCCAGCATTAGCAGAGAGCATTTACATCGAGAAACTGTCTCCAAGATCTTTGCCCTTCTCGAGAAATAAGGGCTTACAGTATCAGATAGCTCAGAGAACTCAGCAAGAAAGAGGTTGAAGATATCCTGAAATAAGGATACCACATGTTAAAAATAACCCACCTCACACAACCGAACCTAGTACTACTGACGCTGTAAGTTCCACAAAATGCAAGAGTCTATCTACTCAAACACTAGTCATCAATAGTAACAGAGACATGTTAATCACGGAGGAGTTAAAGGAAATGTTCACACCCTGAGATACTTGTCTTCAAAAGGTGGTTCAGGTGCCAAAATCCGAAAGATCTCACTGACGCAAACAGTGACTAATAGACTCAGGTCGTTATCACGATTCTTAAGAAGGTCAAGTTTGATGATGGATTTCTTCAGTGGTCTTAGCTCTGCTCCAATCAATTTCAGAGCTTGTTTCTTGCTCACAGCTTCGGTGACTAAAGGCTGCTCTATTTGTGACAGTGTAGTAGCAGCTTCCTGCAAAGTTAGGTATAAGCCAAATTAAAGTTAGTAGAACTCAAAACATAAAAATCATACACACCACTCAAGAGACCCTCATCAGATCAGATCAGAGATTAGCTTACATATACGCGTAAATCAACCGGAAACAAAAACCCTAAGATCGATTTCAAATGTGCAAAGCCCGCAAAAACCCTTGAGATACAAGGCAAATCCCATCACATGAAATCGAAGTCGATCAAAACAATCCCCAGATACTTACCCGTAGTGATTTCACCAGAGAGCCCTTGTTCGGACGATATGACTGAAGCAAACGAGAACCCATCTCGGAGACAATCTCCGTCGGAGTTTTCTCCATGTTCCGTACACCGATTGTCGAAATCGATATCAAAACTTAAGAATGGAGTGAAAATACAACGGTGTGTCTGCGAGGAAGGAAGCCTTTGGGAGGGGGGGAAGGGAGGGTTCCTTTTTCCCTTTTCTAACGCTAAGCGCGGTTTTTATCTAAAATCTATCTTTCTTTTTTTTTTGAGAAATTAGCTGGTATACACACGGATCAAAATGAAATTAGCTAAATACACAAACAGGGGTCACGATACTGTTATATTTTTAATATTCCACTATTACCCCTATAAACTTAATAACCTATGATATCCTAGATAATATACGTGTGTCAGTACTCAACCCTTTTCAACACACCTAATAATTATTCATCTTTTCTCTGTCATCTTCTTCTCACCTTTAATTCTTTCTCTGATTGCAACAACGATTACATAGACATGGACATCAATTTCTCTCCATCTTATTCTCTATCATTAACTTTTATCAATTTTTTGTCACCTCCTCTACGCCGTAAAACCGAGAGTTCGAATTTCAAATGTGTTCCTCCGACATAGCTTCAAGCGAATCCACCACACCTCCGGCGCACGAGCTCTTTTACAAAGACCAAAGCTTCGTTAATCGGTGTGAAACGGTTAAGACATCCTCTTTGAAATCTTAATGTGTACGAAAGGAAGATGACAGACCCTTTGAAATCTTCAACCAGTGTGAAACGAAGAAGACAAACTGATTGAGCGGTAAGTAACCTTTGATTATTCTTAGGTATTCTAGTTGCTCTTGATCCCGAGGAAATTAATTTCATTGTATCTTGTTACCGTAATTGTATTAGTGTTAATATCTTTTTTGTTACGTGTTAACTTCTAATAGTAGATCCTAATAGACAAGTTATCTACTTTACACATGTTCCAAACATGCCTAGTCAATAACCTTTTAATTGTATTAGTGTTAATATCTTTTTTGTTACGTGTTAACTTCTAATAGTAGATCCTAATAGACAAGTTATCTACTTTACACATGTTCCAAACATGCCTAGTCAATAACCTTTTAATTGTATTAGTGTTAATATCTTTTTTGTTACGTGTTAACTTCTAATAGTAGATCCTAATAGACAAGTTATCTACTTTACACATGTTCCAAACATGCCTAGTCAATAACCTTTTAATTGTATTAGTGTTAATATCTTTTTTGTTACGTGTTAACTTCTAATAGTAGATCCNNNNNNNNNNNNNNNNNNNNNNNNNNNNNNNNNNNNNNNNNNNNNNNNNNNNNNNNNNNNNNNNNNNNNNNNNNNNNNNNNNNNNNNNNNNNNNNNNNNNNNNNNNNNNNNNNNNNNNNNNNNNNNNNNNNNNNNNNNNNNNNNNNNNNNNNNNNNNNNNNNNNNNNNNNNNNNNNNNNNNNNNNNNNNNNNNNNNNNNNNNNNNNNNNNNNNNNNNNNNNNNNNNNNNNNNNNNNNNNNNNNNNNNNNNNNNNNNNNNNNNNNNNNNNNNNNNNNNNNNNNNNNNNNNNNNNNNNNNNNNNNNNNNNNNNNNNNNNNNNNNNNNNNNNNNNNNNNNNNNNNNNNNNNNNNNNNNNNNNNNNNNNNNNNNNNNNNNNNNNNNNNNNNNNNNNNNNNNNNNNNNNNNNNNNNNNNNNNNNNNNNNNNNNNNNNNNNNNNNNNNNNNNNNNNNNNNNNNNNNNNNNNNNNNNNNNNNNNNNNNNNNNNNNNNNNNNNNNNNNNNNNNNNNNNNNNNNNNNNNNNNNNNNNNNNNNNNNNNNNNNNNNNNNNNNNNNNNNNNNNNNNNNNNNNNNNNNNNNNNNNNNNNNNNNNNNNNNNNNNNNNNNNNNNNNNNNNNNNNNNNNNNNNNNNNNNNNNNNNNNNNNNNNNNNNNNNNNNNNNNNNNNNNNNNNNNNNNNNNNNNNNNNNNNNNNNNNNNNNNNNNNNNNNNNNNNNNNNNNNNNNNNNNNNNNNNNNNNNNNNNNNNNTTTGAGAAATTAGCTGGTATACACACGGATCAAAATGAAATTAGCTAAATACACAAACAGGGGTCACGATACTGTTATATTTTTAATATTCCACTATTACCCCTATAAACTTAATAACCTATGATATCCTAGATAATATACGTGTGTCAGTACTCAACCCTTTTCAACACACCTAATAATTATTCATCTTTTCTCTGTCATCTTCTTCTCACCTTTAATTCTTTCTCTGATTGCAACAACGATTACATAGACATGGACATCAATTTCTCTCCATCTTATTCTCTATCATTAACTTTTATCAATTTTTTGTCACCTCCTCTACGCCGTAAAACCGAGAGTTCGAATTTCAAATGTGTTCCTCCGACATAGCTTCAAGCGAATCCACCACACCTCCGGCGCACGAGCTCTTTTACAAAGAACAAAGCTTCGTTAATCGGTGTGAAACGGTTAAGACATCCTCTTTGAAATCTTAATGTGTACGAAAGGAAGATGACGGACCCTTTGAAATCTTCAACCAGTGTGAAACGAAGAAGACAAACTGATTGAGCGGTAAGTAACCTTTGATTATTCTTAGGTATTCTAGTTGCTCTTGATCCCGAGGAAATTAATTTCATTGTATCTTGTTACCGTAATTGTATTAGTGTTAATATCTTTTTTGTTACGTGTTAACTTCTAATAGTAGATCCATACTTTTATTATTTGCGCGCAGCCAAAAGAAAAAATCTTCACTACAACTCAGGAAAACTTCTTTCTAGAATATTTTTCTTTCAACAAACACATGATTAAGAACATTTGAGATGCATATAAGAACATGCAAAACCATTAACAAAATAGCATATATCGAACCACAGCCCATGCAAAGTAGTTGAATAATCAAACCGCGGTAAATATTACTGAAAACAGGAAATAAAATGCAAGATCAGAAAATTCTAACCTGTTGTGTCAGCATCCCACGGAAAAAAAATCATATTTTGCTGAATAACCAATTCGCAAAACATAACAGTTTAGAAAAAAAATTCACACCTTGAAGCAACCTTTATCATTGTCTCATCCACCTCACAAATGGGAGCCATTGATCTGTCTCTCTGACAGAATGTCATCGGTGTATGTTCATGTTGCGTTCAGTGAGCAACCACGATGATGAAACAATCTCGAAGGAAGCGCAGGTATAGGTGGAAGGGGTGAAAAGTGTCAAAGATAAGGTGGACACGTTCACTCAGTCATAATGACAGAAGCGGTGGCCATTGAAACTTTTGTTCAGAACCATCATCCATGTGTTCTTCTTATCTGAGCTACTACCAATAAGTTTACAAAAAAANNNNNNNNNNNNNNNNNNNNNNNNNNNNNNNNNAAAAAAAAAGCCAAGAAGGAACCTGGATCATGGGTTTGCCGAGGATTTGTGGTTGCTTACGAATTGAGAGGAAGTGTAACAGTCAGTGATTATCCCGATGACCCTGATGGGAAGAAATAGCCATTCCGGGATGACGAATTTGTGATGATTACAATGACAAAGAAGAAAGTGATGATCTTCACAACTCCAAACTCGCTTATTCATAGATTGAGATCTACAAACATTGAGATAAGAGGTGCATTGAATGAAAAGCTGTGGGATGAGTGGATCGGTGTTGTTAATGAAAACTTTAATATGGTTCACTGAATCCGTTCGTTAACAGTACGCATCGCTAACAACAAATTCAATATCCAGAACATCTAACGACCCGAATGATCACGATGCTTGCGGAGAAGACGAAGCGAGTCAGTTGACCTACAATACAACAATAATGGGCTTATTTAATATATATTCTGTGAGATATAAACGATCAAGCCCATCACGTAAAAGATTAAATGAAACAGTAAATTTAATTCACTTGGACACTTGTCACGCATACATGCTTCGAATTTGTGACATGGCATCATAGGTGGCGTGTTCTGGAGAGAGGAAACTCTCTTTTATATATATAGATAGATAGCTACCAAGTATATTATTAACACCATACTAATGATTCATTTAGTATTAAGTGATTCTTCTTAATGTAATAACGAATTATATATTATGGTTAACCTTTTGGGTGTTTAGTGAGAGTTATATTAGTCTCTATAATATGTGTTACCGATAATGTTCTGTAAGTGAATCAAATATGTATAGGAGATAGCAAATAAGGAATGCGGCTAATGTATAACTTAACAAATAATAACATTAATATATGACTAAGTATTGTGGTTTGTATTGATAATGTTAAATAATGACAATTTAAACATGTGGTTTAGAACTAACCTAGACCTCTAAGAAACCCCTAGGTGGCTACCAAATCGTACTTGGAGATTTACCAAGTCGCGAACCTCTTTCCTAACGTGGCTAGTGGCAAAGACCTTTTAGGAAGTTTATACAATTATGCTACAGCGATT
This genomic interval from Brassica oleracea var. oleracea cultivar TO1000 chromosome C2, BOL, whole genome shotgun sequence contains the following:
- the LOC106324615 gene encoding sister chromatid cohesion protein PDS5 homolog A isoform X1 — translated: MEKTPTEIVSEMGSRLLQSYRPNKGSLVKSLREAATTLSQIEQPLVTEAVSKKQALKLIGAELRPLKKSIIKLDLLKNRDNDLSLLVTVCVSEIFRILAPEPPFEDKYLRDIFNLFLAEFSELSDTVSPYFSRRAKILETVSRCKCSLLMLDVDCHDLIHEMFNTFFSLVRDHYQQNLAHQKNAKVQQRKANTQQAQQSLFNDILTIMTDILKEEASSSLVRVILENLVKEGKDATPAANNLASSLIKNCTDTLEPLICSFLTSCFMEKDSIQSNLKDSYHEIIFMISLNAPQILLAIIPNFTQELLTDQVDVRIKALNLAGRIFAQPNHCSGEIYRDLFVEFLRRFSDKSAEVRMAALKCGKQCYLANPSGNKASGVLTAIQERLLDFDDRVRTQALVVTCDIMKSNIKYAPLNLISEATERLRDKKISVRKKAMQQLSKVYQDYCDKCSKGYMTINDHFEQIPCKILLLCCDKDCKESWSHNVELVLSDDLYPRLLPVEERMRHWVQCFVVMNHIHLKSLSSILSQKRRFQSELRHCLTLWREAKDHNVEEVKRKQKSCFVKLSSGFPDASKAEDFFHRLVQMNDTSIFDALTLLLDELTFTKAQTIREKFLERIGANHQLFDFLRILSTKCAPTIFSSEHVRYLMDQLSSSTSDTQLKAPFIKLILVILNMFPSYLRGSEKQFLELLEDDDSVADELTEALSKAAPYISANFSDYSPVLEKMCLEGTRSQAKHAVSAIASLARSSEKSVFSKLCKKLRDSLLCGRKIPTTLQSLACVGQYSVLAFDNIYEDISRYVYQVFQAEPSDNQPPCDQSSGCCNSCKLKIYGLKTLVKSFLPRHGQVVRKIDDLLNILKKTLRSQGLEGIKSCDARGANVRLAAAKAVLLLSRKWDLHISPELFRLTISMGKDSNAFITKTFLTKLQKLLMENMIPRRYACAFSFSVSGPCRDLQNDSLRYIYGFTRNATREARAGRDVDQRESLTDCPAYMIVFLIHVLAHDPDFPSEDCMDEHVYARFCGPLLSILQVLLSNKEIAPFLCCILRAIKRAEDAVDACKTPRLHILADIGSSAVNTSKCIDATSPQAPRSILLPSSLYKLGQTSMSDSQNKAKSHTRNTLEQTFMERVVLIFRSQISLHDQKCQEDTPAVVLEDGDLPLLLGNQIETSMTGSTEASKNNTRCSKKRTHLGMPEKSTTTSREMKNVTSKKCKTVEGRGHISRDSTVSLRTVESEIRKKKLERHGTCSKESAGASVSNNVTSSKPSGVVSTLKDTSNHGEAIIGQRIKLLSPADGCFHHGTVERFNSKSNSHKIAFDNGDVELVCLDSESWETLSHESMGQQEILGKETESFGSRVPEVKTKQQKKKLPAKLNPTAGEESVSEVTNTSDNIGLRRSRRQRMS
- the LOC106324615 gene encoding sister chromatid cohesion protein PDS5 homolog A isoform X2; its protein translation is MEKTPTEIVSEMGSRLLQSYRPNKGSLVKSLREAATTLSQIEQPLVTEAVSKKQALKLIGAELRPLKKSIIKLDLLKNRDNDLSLLVTVCVSEIFRILAPEPPFEDKYLRDIFNLFLAEFSELSDTVSPYFSRRAKILETVSRCKCSLLMLDVDCHDLIHEMFNTFFSLVRDHYQQNLAHQKNAKVQQRKANTQQAQQSLFNDILTIMTDILKEEASSSLVRVILENLVKEGKDATPAANNLASSLIKNCTDTLEPLICSFLTSCFMEKDSIQSNLKDSYHEIIFMISLNAPQILLAIIPNFTQELLTDQVDVRIKALNLAGRIFAQPNHCSGEIYRDLFVEFLRRFSDKSAEVRMAALKCGKQCYLANPSGNKASGVLTAIQERLLDFDDRVRTQALVVTCDIMKSNIKYAPLNLISEATERLRDKKISVRKKAMQQLSKVYQDYCDKCSKGYMTINDHFEQIPCKILLLCCDKDCKESWSHNVELVLSDDLYPRLLPVEERMRHWVQCFVVMNHIHLKSLSSILSQKRRFQSELRHCLTLWREAKDHNVEEVKRKQKSCFVKLSSGFPDASKAEDFFHRLVQMNDTSIFDALTLLLDELTFTKAQTIREKFLERIGANHQLFDFLRILSTKCAPTIFSSEHVRYLMDQLSSSTSDTQLKAPFIKLILVILNMFPSYLRGSEKQFLELLEDDDSVADELTEALSKAAPYISANFSDYSPVLEKMCLEGTRSQAKHAVSAIASLARSSEKSVFSKLCKKLRDSLLCGRKIPTTLQSLACVGQYSVLAFDNIYEDISRYVYQVFQAEPSDNQPPCDQSSGCCNSCKLKIYGLKTLVKSFLPRHGQVVRKIDDLLNILKKTLRSQGLEGIKSCDARGANVRLAAAKAVLLLSRKWDLHISPELFRLTISMGKDSNAFITKTFLTKLQKLLMENMIPRRYACAFSFSVSGPCRDLQNDSLRYIYGFTRNATREARAGRDVDQRESLTDCPAYMIVFLIHVLAHDPDFPSEDCMDEHVYARFCGPLLSILQVLLSNKEIAPFLCCILRAIKRAEDAVDACKTPRLHILADIGSSAVNTSKCIDATSPQAPRSILLPSSLYKLGQTSMSDSQNKAKSHTRNTLEQTFMERVVLIFRSQISLKCQEDTPAVVLEDGDLPLLLGNQIETSMTGSTEASKNNTRCSKKRTHLGMPEKSTTTSREMKNVTSKKCKTVEGRGHISRDSTVSLRTVESEIRKKKLERHGTCSKESAGASVSNNVTSSKPSGVVSTLKDTSNHGEAIIGQRIKLLSPADGCFHHGTVERFNSKSNSHKIAFDNGDVELVCLDSESWETLSHESMGQQEILGKETESFGSRVPEVKTKQQKKKLPAKLNPTAGEESVSEVTNTSDNIGLRRSRRQRMS